The following proteins are co-located in the Candidatus Lokiarchaeota archaeon genome:
- a CDS encoding ABC transporter permease subunit, whose amino-acid sequence MAEVVTKPSRRITNMVAKELRLIVKDKVALFLIFLLPAALIGTLYFVTAESGMGGMQMGGDDSGDSDDAMNETADSDVTLGIIDLDTTRTYEGEDLSENFTAYLRNFTGTLIEYNDSDAAFEDLYQKEIIGYVVIPDGFEANLTINEPTFVEVHTDATELIDQSTVQGIVQGAIISFRASHMWIRSEVFPSMTIEFTPDGGYVESQFGGFIVIFSSYLGIAMTSAQSIVGDIPLRRMLLTPTNRLEVILAKVAGYLVIGFFQSLLLITLWIVVFGLNLNTGFLSLVLIMSLISLTGSATGILISAVASSRLQANQMFLFVLFGTLILAGFFIDVGVLDEILPMNQGLDLLISTAFKGLSIFEVWLPILKLLGFSVLAILAATVIFSKKPTLG is encoded by the coding sequence ATGGCTGAAGTTGTCACAAAACCTTCTAGGCGTATAACAAATATGGTAGCCAAAGAACTTCGGCTGATTGTGAAAGACAAAGTTGCGTTGTTCTTAATTTTTCTCTTGCCAGCCGCTCTTATTGGAACATTATACTTTGTAACTGCAGAGAGTGGTATGGGTGGCATGCAGATGGGTGGAGACGATTCTGGTGACTCAGATGATGCCATGAATGAGACAGCTGATTCCGATGTCACCCTAGGAATCATTGATTTGGACACCACTCGCACCTACGAAGGTGAAGACCTCTCAGAGAATTTCACTGCATATTTACGCAATTTCACTGGAACATTAATCGAGTATAATGACTCAGATGCTGCTTTCGAGGATTTGTATCAAAAGGAGATTATAGGTTATGTTGTGATTCCAGATGGATTCGAAGCGAACCTAACGATTAATGAGCCAACATTTGTAGAAGTTCATACAGACGCAACCGAACTAATTGACCAGTCAACTGTTCAGGGCATTGTTCAGGGAGCCATAATTTCATTCCGCGCATCTCATATGTGGATTCGCTCGGAGGTCTTTCCGTCTATGACTATCGAGTTCACTCCTGACGGTGGCTATGTTGAGAGCCAGTTTGGTGGTTTTATCGTAATCTTTTCGAGCTATCTTGGGATAGCAATGACCTCTGCACAGTCTATTGTTGGCGATATCCCCCTCCGACGGATGCTACTCACGCCCACTAACAGGCTTGAGGTAATACTGGCGAAAGTAGCAGGTTATCTTGTTATTGGTTTCTTCCAGTCACTATTACTCATTACATTGTGGATTGTGGTCTTCGGACTGAATCTCAACACAGGTTTCTTGTCATTAGTGCTAATTATGAGTCTCATATCGCTTACAGGCTCAGCTACTGGTATTCTCATATCTGCTGTGGCGTCTTCACGTCTCCAAGCCAACCAAATGTTTCTCTTTGTTCTTTTTGGAACTCTCATTCTTGCTGGCTTTTTCATTGACGTTGGTGTTCTGGATGAAATCTTGCCCATGAATCAGGGTTTGGACTTGCTTATAAGCACAGCATTCAAAGGATTGAGTATATTCGAGGTGTGGCTCCCGATTCTTAAGCTACTTGGCTTTTCGGTGCTAGCCATTTTGGCAGCAACTGTAATTTTCTCTAAGAAGCCAACTCTCGGTTAG
- a CDS encoding ATP-binding cassette domain-containing protein — MTSNTIQDTEASEKPSFVEEAFFSGARMNEVLDWCLARKDRELHCDVQGKLTSTDENVRVRGRILDIKKGVITRRLAVLVEEDLSRESHGDIDKVVTIGGQGSSQEDIAATQLTLQNYLKRDLYDDFFYEGSELQQAVKDLEKILGSQDVTCTVWGKRVSDKLPIMIRGSLVGASTQPAPILPEGFLEVRVAPETSVGDPQIFLVTQPQFLIGPRSDPDLTILADKIYVQPFAWKQAPAYRNVLEARNLTVTVKSGKKIIENVTFSMNEGEMLAIIGESGAGKSTCIKALIGDIPSTGVARIAGIDSRQTRKVRHFFGYCPQDLSYMYETFTPLENIIAFGKQYDIPEWQLIKRGKTLLKDFGILEKGNEPVGELSGGQQRRVSIAIALVHRPKVLLMDEPTSGLDPDNRNDLWHFLDYVNQEYGTSIVVVTHYPSEGEFCDKVAVFMRGKSLVAFGSPAKLKQSMPSRGFSVGVVLEDVDPRARPTLEDVEGVSFVLQRGELLKAFTDEPLQVVAERCVKALEETDIPVKIVKTKSVADMVDYYIAITRGLIAGTIEK, encoded by the coding sequence ATGACAAGCAATACAATACAAGACACAGAGGCGAGCGAAAAACCATCATTCGTTGAGGAGGCTTTCTTCTCCGGAGCCAGAATGAACGAAGTACTGGATTGGTGTCTTGCACGTAAAGACCGGGAGCTTCATTGTGATGTCCAAGGGAAACTCACTTCCACGGACGAGAACGTACGGGTGCGTGGCAGAATCCTCGATATCAAGAAGGGGGTTATCACCCGCCGTTTGGCTGTTCTTGTGGAGGAAGATTTGAGTCGAGAAAGCCATGGAGATATCGACAAGGTGGTGACTATTGGTGGGCAAGGATCTTCACAAGAAGATATTGCAGCAACACAACTCACCCTTCAGAATTATTTGAAGCGTGACCTGTACGATGATTTCTTTTACGAAGGTAGCGAGCTTCAACAGGCAGTTAAGGATTTGGAGAAAATACTGGGTAGTCAAGATGTGACATGTACTGTCTGGGGCAAAAGGGTTTCAGATAAGTTGCCTATCATGATTCGGGGTAGCTTGGTGGGGGCCTCAACACAGCCAGCTCCAATTCTACCTGAAGGATTCCTTGAAGTTCGAGTTGCGCCAGAAACCTCGGTTGGTGACCCACAAATATTCCTTGTAACCCAGCCGCAATTCCTAATTGGTCCCCGTTCAGATCCGGATCTCACTATTCTGGCTGATAAGATCTATGTCCAGCCATTTGCTTGGAAACAGGCCCCTGCCTACAGAAATGTCCTTGAAGCAAGGAATCTCACAGTTACAGTCAAGAGCGGCAAGAAAATAATTGAGAATGTCACATTTTCAATGAACGAAGGTGAGATGCTTGCCATTATTGGCGAGTCAGGCGCTGGCAAGTCTACCTGTATCAAAGCTCTCATCGGAGACATTCCCAGTACCGGTGTAGCTCGGATTGCTGGGATAGATTCACGACAAACACGAAAGGTTCGGCATTTCTTCGGCTACTGCCCACAGGACCTCAGCTATATGTACGAAACATTCACTCCGCTTGAAAATATCATTGCGTTTGGCAAGCAGTATGATATTCCCGAATGGCAACTAATCAAAAGAGGAAAAACTCTGCTCAAAGACTTCGGCATTCTAGAGAAAGGGAACGAACCAGTTGGAGAACTTAGTGGTGGTCAACAACGAAGAGTTTCGATAGCCATAGCCCTTGTACACCGGCCCAAGGTCCTGCTAATGGATGAACCAACGAGTGGGTTGGATCCGGATAATCGCAATGATCTATGGCATTTTCTCGATTATGTAAATCAAGAATACGGTACATCCATTGTTGTTGTCACACATTATCCTTCGGAAGGTGAGTTTTGCGACAAGGTTGCAGTCTTCATGCGAGGCAAGAGCTTGGTTGCATTTGGTAGTCCCGCCAAACTAAAACAATCTATGCCCTCACGAGGTTTCTCAGTGGGTGTGGTTTTGGAAGATGTAGATCCACGAGCTCGGCCTACATTGGAGGATGTAGAAGGGGTCAGTTTCGTTCTCCAAAGAGGAGAATTGCTCAAAGCCTTCACCGATGAACCATTGCAAGTGGTTGCTGAACGGTGCGTCAAGGCATTGGAAGAGACTGATATTCCAGTGAAAATCGTAAAGACCAAGTCTGTCGCGGATATGGTGGATTACTACATCGCTATAACACGAGGTTTGATTGCAGGCACTATTGAGAAGTGA